The following are encoded in a window of Bos javanicus breed banteng chromosome 12, ARS-OSU_banteng_1.0, whole genome shotgun sequence genomic DNA:
- the MZT1 gene encoding mitotic-spindle organizing protein 1: MASSSGAGSAAAAANLNAVRETMDILLEISRILNTGLDMETLSICVRLCEQGINPEALSSVIKELRKATEALKAAENMTS; encoded by the exons ATGGCTAGCAGCAGTGGCGCCGGGTCGGCGGCAGCGGCAGCGAATCTGAATGCGGTGAGGGAGACCATGGACA tcctacTTGAGATTTCAAGAATTTTGAATACTGGATTAGATATGGAAACTCTGTCTATATGTGTGCGGCTTTGTGAACAAGGAATTAACCCAGAAGCTTTATCATCAGTTATTAAGGAACTTCGCAAGGCCACAGAAGCCTTAAAG GCTGCTGAAAATATGACAAGCTGA